In Alteracholeplasma palmae J233, a single genomic region encodes these proteins:
- the rplA gene encoding 50S ribosomal protein L1 — protein sequence MKRGKKYLDAVKLVDKNQVYAASEAMELVKKTSTVKFDATVEIAFRLNLDPRKAEQNLRGAIVLPHGTGKVSRVVVIAQGEKAKEAEAAGADFVGDSELIEKIGKGWFEFDVMVATPDMMAKLGKLGRVLGPKGLMPNPKTGTVTTDVAKAVQEIKNGKIEYRVDKVGNIQAPVGKVSFTASQLAENVATLYEQLVRIKPATVKGTYIKNITVSSTMGPGIRIDENKIK from the coding sequence ATGAAAAGAGGAAAGAAATATTTAGACGCAGTTAAGTTAGTTGACAAAAATCAAGTATACGCTGCATCTGAAGCAATGGAATTAGTAAAGAAAACCTCTACTGTTAAGTTTGATGCTACTGTTGAAATTGCGTTCCGTTTAAACTTAGATCCAAGAAAAGCTGAACAAAATTTAAGAGGAGCAATCGTTTTACCTCATGGTACTGGTAAAGTATCTAGAGTAGTTGTTATCGCACAAGGAGAAAAAGCAAAAGAAGCAGAAGCTGCTGGAGCTGATTTCGTTGGTGATTCAGAATTAATCGAAAAAATCGGAAAAGGTTGGTTCGAGTTTGATGTAATGGTAGCAACACCAGATATGATGGCTAAGTTAGGTAAATTAGGACGTGTTTTAGGACCAAAAGGATTAATGCCAAACCCTAAAACAGGAACTGTTACAACTGATGTAGCTAAAGCAGTACAAGAAATCAAAAACGGTAAGATTGAATACCGTGTTGATAAAGTAGGTAATATTCAAGCACCAGTTGGTAAAGTATCATTTACAGCATCACAACTTGCTGAAAATGTTGCAACATTATACGAACAATTAGTACGTATTAAACCAGCTACAGTAAAAGGAACTTATATTAAAAACATTACAGTTTCATCAACTATGGGTCCTGGTATCCGCATTGATGAAAACAAGATTAAATAA
- the rplK gene encoding 50S ribosomal protein L11: MAKKVVKVVKLQIPGGKANPAPPVGPALGQAQVNIPAFCSQFNEATKDQMGFVVPVVISVYEDRTFTFVTKTPPASDLLKKAANIKSGSAVPNKTKVATIKREQIKEIATTKMPDLNAYTVEAAMKIVEGTARNMGIVVED, encoded by the coding sequence ATGGCAAAGAAAGTTGTTAAAGTAGTTAAATTGCAAATTCCTGGCGGAAAAGCAAACCCAGCTCCACCAGTTGGACCAGCATTAGGGCAAGCTCAAGTAAACATACCAGCATTTTGTTCACAATTTAATGAAGCAACTAAAGATCAAATGGGATTCGTAGTTCCAGTTGTAATATCTGTTTATGAAGACAGAACATTTACATTCGTTACTAAAACCCCACCAGCAAGTGATTTGTTAAAGAAAGCCGCTAATATTAAATCTGGTTCTGCAGTACCAAATAAAACAAAAGTAGCTACAATCAAACGTGAACAAATCAAAGAAATCGCTACTACAAAAATGCCAGACTTAAATGCATATACTGTTGAAGCAGCAATGAAAATTGTTGAAGGTACAGCACGTAATATGGGCATCGTTGTAGAAGACTAA
- a CDS encoding choloylglycine hydrolase family protein produces MCTCITLKNKTNDFLMARTMDFSYELDSKFVVFPRNYPIQYNYYNDTNDKHYAFMGLAKNLGTYYCADGVNEKGLTAAALYFEGYAKYDKKIVKNQTLAPQEVIMYVLANYSNIEEVKDFFNTHHIVETHLDLVGTTPPLHWIFQDATGESIIVEKTEKGLEIFKNKLGILTNSPDYQWHYTNVRNYIHINPNAVSPIHLYGEEFKPFGQGSGTFGIPGDLTPTSRFIRALYSKLSSKQTENEKELIVSAVHILNSVDIPKGSVVTHRMTMDYTQYTSYMVNTSQTYCYRLYDSFEIIKHQLNQYDLDLDKLILL; encoded by the coding sequence ATGTGTACATGTATAACGCTAAAAAATAAAACAAATGATTTTTTAATGGCTCGAACAATGGATTTTTCTTATGAACTAGATTCTAAGTTTGTGGTTTTTCCTAGAAATTACCCAATCCAATATAATTATTATAATGATACAAATGATAAACATTATGCTTTTATGGGACTTGCAAAAAACTTAGGCACCTATTATTGTGCAGATGGTGTGAATGAAAAAGGACTAACTGCAGCGGCACTTTATTTTGAAGGATATGCTAAATATGATAAAAAGATCGTTAAAAATCAGACTTTAGCACCACAAGAAGTCATAATGTATGTTTTAGCAAACTATTCTAATATAGAAGAAGTAAAAGATTTTTTTAATACGCATCATATAGTAGAAACACATTTAGACTTAGTAGGAACAACACCTCCTTTACATTGGATTTTTCAAGATGCTACAGGAGAATCTATCATTGTTGAAAAAACAGAAAAAGGGTTAGAAATATTTAAAAATAAATTAGGAATCTTAACTAATAGCCCTGATTATCAATGGCATTATACAAATGTTAGAAACTATATTCACATAAACCCTAATGCCGTATCTCCTATACATTTATATGGTGAAGAATTTAAACCATTTGGTCAAGGAAGTGGAACATTTGGTATCCCTGGTGACTTAACACCTACATCAAGATTTATTAGAGCGTTATATTCAAAACTAAGCAGTAAACAAACTGAGAACGAAAAAGAACTTATCGTGAGTGCAGTGCATATTTTAAATAGTGTGGATATCCCTAAAGGAAGTGTTGTCACTCACAGAATGACAATGGATTATACTCAATATACTTCATATATGGTGAACACAAGTCAAACCTATTGTTATAGACTATACGATAGTTTTGAAATTATTAAACATCAACTAAATCAATACGACTTAGATTTAGATAAATTGATTTTACTCTAA
- a CDS encoding VOC family protein produces the protein MKKFHNNQTMHVESISLKVKDLKKMRYFYKNTLGLDILLESSNKIVLGVDHPIVTLIEDSTATSKTATTGLYHFAILLPERKDLSSFLRHMIEIHYPLTGGSDHGVSEAIYLNDPEGNGIEVYWDKDESDWPKENGKTTMFTEFLDYEDLLTLSEHTTFTKLPKNTILGHLHLHVRNLNEAKKFFVDMLGFNVVIAYGPSALFISDNGYHHHIGLNTWNGTNISDRTTQTGLVSYQINVPNNKYQQILNQLISNKITYREENDSLLFNDLNQTLIELKNTHF, from the coding sequence ATGAAAAAATTCCACAATAACCAAACTATGCATGTAGAATCTATTAGTTTGAAAGTAAAAGACTTAAAAAAAATGCGTTATTTTTATAAAAACACCCTAGGTTTAGATATTCTATTAGAATCAAGTAACAAGATTGTTTTAGGAGTAGACCATCCTATTGTTACATTAATTGAAGATAGTACTGCAACTTCTAAAACTGCCACAACCGGTTTATATCACTTTGCTATTCTACTACCAGAAAGAAAAGACTTATCTAGTTTTCTAAGACACATGATAGAAATTCATTACCCTTTGACTGGCGGTTCTGATCATGGTGTAAGTGAAGCAATCTATCTAAATGATCCAGAAGGAAACGGGATAGAAGTTTATTGGGATAAAGATGAATCTGATTGGCCAAAAGAAAATGGGAAAACCACTATGTTTACTGAGTTTTTAGACTATGAAGATTTATTAACTTTAAGCGAACACACTACTTTTACCAAACTACCTAAAAATACTATTTTAGGGCACCTCCATCTACATGTTAGAAACTTAAATGAGGCAAAGAAATTCTTTGTAGACATGCTTGGGTTTAATGTTGTAATAGCTTATGGTCCAAGTGCTTTATTCATAAGTGATAATGGCTATCACCATCATATTGGACTTAATACATGGAATGGTACAAATATTTCAGACAGAACCACTCAAACAGGTTTAGTATCTTATCAAATAAATGTCCCAAATAATAAATATCAACAGATTCTTAATCAGTTAATTTCTAATAAGATTACTTATCGAGAAGAAAATGATTCTCTTTTATTTAATGATTTGAATCAAACTTTGATTGAACTTAAAAATACTCATTTTTAA
- the nusG gene encoding transcription termination/antitermination protein NusG, with protein MKQNTTPRVRWYIIQTYSGYEKSVRQDLLRRVESMGMSDYIFNVVVPEEKYIEKKADGKEKEKVRQMYPGYVFVEMIVTDEAWFVVRNTPRVTGFLGSSGGGTKPVPLTEEEIKPILLKIGAISKPNYERLLGKTVEIISGPFAGQKGEVSSIDHDQEKMTVDVDLFGRATPTEISFEDFKEM; from the coding sequence ATGAAACAAAATACGACACCTAGAGTGCGCTGGTATATTATTCAAACATATTCAGGATATGAAAAATCAGTTAGACAAGACTTACTACGAAGAGTTGAAAGTATGGGAATGTCTGATTATATTTTCAATGTTGTAGTGCCAGAAGAAAAATACATTGAAAAAAAAGCTGATGGAAAAGAAAAAGAAAAAGTTCGTCAAATGTATCCAGGATACGTATTTGTCGAAATGATTGTTACAGATGAAGCTTGGTTTGTTGTCAGAAACACACCACGTGTAACAGGGTTTTTAGGTTCAAGTGGTGGAGGAACAAAACCAGTTCCACTAACTGAAGAAGAAATCAAACCTATTTTACTTAAAATCGGAGCAATCTCTAAACCTAACTATGAAAGATTACTTGGTAAAACAGTTGAAATTATTTCTGGACCGTTTGCTGGTCAAAAAGGTGAAGTTTCTTCAATTGATCATGACCAAGAAAAAATGACTGTCGATGTTGATCTTTTTGGTAGAGCTACACCAACAGAAATTTCATTTGAAGATTTTAAAGAAATGTAA
- the secE gene encoding preprotein translocase subunit SecE has protein sequence MAIKKKEQETKSKLLEVLKTEYRWESLVLALLAILTMGLAVLLINGTLQITGFPIIGESPNDKIFAWSVLVVALLGLALVIYPFFLPAIPELKKISWPTVKKMAGYTFRVVLFTGILTFIIVAFDIIIVNVIRILA, from the coding sequence ATGGCAATCAAAAAAAAGGAACAAGAAACAAAAAGTAAGTTACTTGAAGTTTTAAAAACAGAATATCGTTGGGAATCTTTAGTTTTAGCATTACTTGCTATTTTAACAATGGGATTAGCAGTTTTACTTATTAATGGGACCTTACAAATTACAGGATTTCCAATCATAGGTGAATCACCAAATGACAAAATATTTGCTTGGTCAGTTTTAGTTGTTGCCTTACTTGGGTTAGCACTAGTAATCTATCCATTCTTTTTACCAGCAATTCCAGAATTGAAAAAAATTAGTTGGCCAACAGTGAAAAAAATGGCAGGATATACATTTAGAGTGGTTCTATTTACTGGAATCTTAACATTTATTATTGTAGCTTTCGATATTATTATCGTAAACGTGATTAGGATATTAGCATGA
- the rpmG gene encoding 50S ribosomal protein L33 produces MREKVILVCENCLSRNYTTYRNKQLNNKRLELKKYCPKCNEHTLHKETK; encoded by the coding sequence ATGCGTGAAAAAGTAATTCTAGTTTGCGAAAATTGTTTAAGCAGAAATTACACAACATATCGTAACAAACAGTTAAATAACAAACGCTTAGAGTTGAAAAAGTATTGTCCAAAATGTAATGAACATACTTTACATAAAGAGACAAAATAG
- a CDS encoding sigma factor — protein sequence MYPIINDYELIYLVQSYQDELSLEYLVGKYERLIWKYIHLLDIPKREQEDYYQEGIMLLHKAVVYFDENKNKTFTRYFELILKRKFFKLKNRLPEYRLQEETHFLKHAAYHEDYEEFEEIDLKNPMEKIIYEAYFKERKKITQIACETNYTKKQIYNTIYRIKEKYKAVL from the coding sequence GTGTATCCAATAATAAATGATTATGAATTGATTTATTTAGTTCAAAGTTACCAGGATGAGTTATCATTAGAGTATTTAGTAGGAAAGTACGAACGATTAATTTGGAAGTATATCCATTTGTTAGATATACCAAAACGGGAACAAGAAGATTATTATCAAGAAGGAATCATGCTATTACATAAAGCTGTAGTTTATTTTGATGAGAATAAAAATAAAACATTTACTCGATATTTTGAACTTATCTTAAAAAGAAAGTTTTTTAAACTAAAAAATAGACTACCGGAATATAGGCTACAAGAAGAAACACATTTTCTAAAACATGCAGCATATCATGAAGATTACGAAGAGTTTGAAGAAATAGATTTAAAAAATCCAATGGAAAAAATCATATATGAAGCATATTTCAAAGAAAGAAAAAAGATAACACAAATAGCATGTGAAACAAATTATACAAAAAAACAAATATATAATACGATTTATCGAATAAAAGAAAAGTATAAAGCTGTGTTATAA
- the rlmB gene encoding 23S rRNA (guanosine(2251)-2'-O)-methyltransferase RlmB, with translation MIIYGKNVVKEAIYAKRPVYKLYLDEKFSDSAFLAFLKDRNIHFEKKDKASLNELTNNQNHQGVVADVKAYQFKELEEILDKETRQRFLILDELHDPQNLGAILRTVEATSYDGVIISKKHQVPLNATVAKVSSGAIEHTNIILVNNIHQTLLKLQKEGVLVVGTDGSATIEYTDIPQEGSLAIVMGNEGSGIRQLVKQNCNMLVKIPMQGKVNSLNVSVAAALMMYATYIKK, from the coding sequence ATGATTATTTACGGAAAAAACGTAGTAAAAGAAGCTATTTATGCAAAAAGACCAGTTTATAAATTGTACTTAGATGAAAAATTCAGTGATTCTGCTTTTTTAGCATTTTTGAAAGACAGAAATATTCATTTTGAAAAAAAAGATAAAGCTTCATTAAATGAATTGACTAATAATCAAAATCATCAAGGTGTGGTTGCTGATGTTAAAGCTTATCAATTTAAAGAACTAGAAGAAATATTAGATAAAGAAACTAGACAAAGATTTTTAATATTAGATGAATTACATGACCCTCAAAATTTAGGAGCTATTTTAAGAACTGTAGAAGCTACATCATATGATGGTGTTATTATTTCTAAAAAGCACCAAGTACCTTTAAATGCTACAGTAGCAAAAGTATCTTCAGGCGCAATTGAACACACTAATATTATACTGGTTAACAATATCCATCAAACTTTGTTAAAACTACAAAAAGAAGGTGTTTTAGTAGTTGGAACAGATGGTAGTGCTACAATTGAGTATACTGATATACCTCAAGAAGGATCACTTGCAATAGTTATGGGTAACGAAGGGTCTGGGATTAGACAACTTGTTAAACAAAATTGTAATATGTTAGTTAAAATACCAATGCAAGGGAAAGTTAATTCATTAAATGTGAGTGTTGCTGCTGCATTAATGATGTACGCAACATATATAAAAAAATAA